The DNA region GTCGTTGTTGCCCACGGCACCGTCGTAGGTAGCCGGAACCCAGTTGGTCCAGGTGTTGGGGTTGGTATTTTCGGAAGCATAGCCCACCCAGGCCTGCAGTCCTGGGGTCGGGTTGCCTGAGCCGGTGGTATTTTCTATCCACACCTGGCCAAAGACGGAGAAGTTCTGACCCGGGGTGATGGTACCCGAGGCCGGTCCCTGCAGGTTGGCCCATCCGATGGAAGGTACCGGAGGCGTACCGCTTACGGTGAGTACCCCGGAGACATTGGTGCTGCCATCCCAGAAGCCACCACCATCGTTGGAGAAACCACCATAGACGAAGCTGCGTCCACCGATGAGGAAGCGCGAGGCGTAGTCGTACAGGCCTTCGGGCAGTTCGCTGCCGATGGAGGCAGTATATTCCGGCCTGCCGGTAAAGCCCGAGATGCCGTTGTAGGAAGCTGGTATCCAGTTGGTCCAGGTGGAAGGCGCCGTACCCGGAGCGCCATAGCCAATCCAGGCCGAGAGGCCCTCATAGCCTGAGGTACTAAGGTTTACGCCCGTGGCTTCCAGCTGGGCATAGACCGTCACGCTGCCGCCAACAGGGATGGAGGCGCTGGGCGGCCATTGCAGGTTGGCGAAGGTAATCTCCGGATCGGGCGGGGTGGTGGTGACGGTCAGCACACCCGAAGGACTGCTGCCGGCATCCCACGGCCCGTTGAGTCCGCCATAGACAAAGGGCTGGTCAAGGTATTGGTAACGTGTGGCGTAATAATAAGTTCCAACCGAGGTAATGAGCGAACCAATCTCCGCCACAAAGCGGTCGTTGTTGCCCACGGCACCGTCGTAGGTAGCCGGAACCCAGTTGGTCCAGGTGTTGGGGTTGGTATTTTCGGAAGCATAGCCCACCCAGGCTTGCAGTCCGGGCGTCGGGTTACCAGTGCCGGTTGTGTTTTCTACCCATACCTGGCCAAAGACCGAGAAGTTCTGACCCGGGGTGATGGTACCCGAGGCCGGTCCCTGCAGGTTGGCCCATCCGATGGAAGGCACCGGAGGCGTGCCACCCACGGTGAGTACCCCGGAGACATTGGTGCTGCCATCCCAGAATCCACCGCCGGAAGCCGAGAAACCGCCATAGACAAAATTGCGGCCGCCGATGAGGAAGCGAGAGGCGTAGTCATAGAGGCCTTCGGGCAGGTCGCTGCCGATGGAGGCAGTATATTCCGGCCTGCCGGTAAAGCCCGAGATGCCGTTGTACGAGGCTGGTATCCAGTTGGTCCAGGTGGAAGGCGCCGTACCCGGAGCGCCATAGCCTATCCAGGCCGAGAGGCCCTCATAGCCCGAGGTGCCGAGATTCACCCCTGTGGCTTGTACCTGGGCATAAACCGTCACGCTGCCGCCGACCGGGATGGACGCGCTGGGCGGCCATTGCAGGTTGGCAAAGGTGATCTCCGGATCGGGCGGGGTGGTGGTGACCGTCAGCACACCCGAAGGACTGCTGTTGGCATCCCACGGCCCGTTGAGTCCGCCATAGACAAAGGGCTGGTCAAGGTATTGGTAACGTGTGGCGTAGTAGTACGTGCCCTCATTATTGATTAGCGAACCAATCTCCGCCACAAAGCGGTCGTTGTTGCCCACGGCACCGTCGTAGGTAGCCGGAACCCAGTTGGTCCAGGTGTTGGGGTTGGTATTTTCGGAAGCATAGCCCACCCAGGCTTGCAGTCCGGGGGTCGGGTTGCCTGAGCCGGTGGTATTTTCTATCCACACCTGGCCAAAGACGGAGAAGTTCTGACCCGGGGTGATGGTACCCGAGGCCGGTCCCTGCAGGTTGGCCCATCCGATGGAAGGCACCGGAGGCGTACCGCTAACGGTGAGTACCCCGGAGACATTGGTGGTGCCATCCCAGAAGCCACCACCATCGTTGGAGAAACCACCATAGACGAAGCTGCGTCCACCGATGAGGAAGCGCGAGGCGTAGTCATAGAGGCCTTCGGGCAGGTCATTGCCGATGGAGGCGGTATATTCCGGACGCCCGGTAAAGCCCGAGATGCCGTTGTACGAAGCTGGTATCCAGTTGGTCCAGGTGGAAGGCGCCGTACCCGGAGCGCCATAGCCGATCCAGGCCGAGAGGCCCTCGTAGCCCGAGGTGCCTAAATTCACGCCCGTGGCCTCCACCTGTGCATAGACCGTCACACTGCCGCCAACAGGGATGGAGGCGCTGGGCGGCCATTGCAGGTTGGCGAATGTGATCTCCGGATCGGGCGGGGTGGTGGTGACCGTCAGCACACCCGAAGGACTGCTGCCGGCATCCCAAGGCCCGTTGAGTCCGCCATAGACAAATGGCTGGTCAAGGTATTGGTAACGTGTGGCGTAGTAGTACGTGCCCTCATTATTGATTAGCGAACCAATCTCCGCCACAAAGCGGTCGTTGTTGCCCACGGCACCGTCGTAGGTAGCCGGAACCCAGTTGGTCCAGGTGTTGGGGTTGGTATTTTCGGAAGCATAGCCCACCCAGGCTTGCAGTCCGGGGGTCGGGTTGCCTGAGCCGGTGGTGTTTTCTATCCACACCTGGCCAAAGACCGAGAAGTTCTGACCCGGGGTGATGGTTCCCGAGGCCGGTCCCTGCAGGTTGGCCCATCCGATGGAAGGTACCGGAGGCGTACCGTTTACGGTGAGTACCCCGGAGACATTGGTGCTGCCATCCCAGAATCCTCCGCCGGAAGCCGAGAAACCGCCATAGACAAAATTGCGGCCGCCGATGAGGAAGCGCGAGGCGTAGTCATAGAGGCCTTCGGGCAGTTCGCTGCCGATCGAGGCAGTATATTCCGGCCTGCCGGTAAAGCCCGAGATGCCGTTGTACGAAGCCGGTATCCAGTTGGTCCAGGTGGAAGGTGCCGTACCCGGAGCACCATAGCCTATCCAGGCCGAGAGGCCCTCATAGCCTGAGGTGCCCAGGTTGACCCCTGTGGCTTGCACCTGGGCATAAACCGTCACGCTGCCGCCGACCGGGATGGACGCACTGGGCGGCCATTGCAGGTTGGCAAAGGTGATGCCCGGCGGTGGAGGGGTGCTGATGGTGAGTACACCACTGATGTTGGTAGTGCCATCCCAGAAGCCTCCGCCATCGGCCGACCATCCGCCATAGATAAATGGCTGGTCAGGCAGTTGGAAGCGGCTGGCATAGTAATAAGTTCCGGCAGGCAGGTTGCTGCCAATGGCAGCTGTGTATTCCGGTCGCCCGGTAAAGCTGCTGATGCCATTGTAAGTAGCTGGTATCCAGTTAGTCCATGTGTTTGGATGGGTATTGCTGCTGTGGTATCCTATCCACACCAGCATTTCTTCGTAGCCATCCGGGCCTGGCGTCAGGTCCTGCACCTGCACCTGGGCATAAACGTTTACCGACTCACCTTCGATGAGTTCGGCGCTGGGTGGCCATTGCAGGTTGGCAAAGTTGTTGGCCGGGTCCCAGCCGGGATTGAGCAGGATGGTTATTTCGGTGGGCGAGTTGACGACGAAGCTTTGGTTTCCGGTGAGGTAACCGAATTTCGAGGCTGTGATGCTGTTGTTGCCGGGCAGCGCGAGGAATTGCGCCTGGCCATTGGTTCCGGTGAGGCGCGATCCGGCATTTGCCAGCTGCACGAGGGCGTTGGCAATGGGTTGGTTGTTGGTGGCATCGCGCACGTTCACAATCAGGTTGTGCCAGGGTTTGGGAAGCGGGACGCTGGTAAACACCCGGTAATCGCCCGGCCCAAAGAAGAAGGAGTGGGTGGCCGGATTGCTTACATTGATTACTTCGCCGCTGAAGTAGTCGTACCAGGTGCCGGGTTTGGTGAAATTGGGTATCATATCGAACCCGAATACCCCCATGTTGACGCAGATGACCACATCCATGCTCGGGTGGGTGATCCACATGCGTTTGCCCAATCCGCCCAGGTCATGGGCAAAATTGCCAAAGCGGAAGGCGTCGCTTCTGCGCAGGTCGGCCATACCGCGGATGACCCTGGCCACACGCTCACGTACTGGATTGTCGAGGTAGTCCCAGCGGGGAGGTTTGGGTGCCGTGCGGTCGCCGCCATAAAAGATGCTGTAATCGTAACCCATCTCCTGGAACTGCCAGATCATCTTCGGGCCGGGTATGCCCATGAAGAGCACCAGGGCCTGTTCCTGATGGCGGACGGCAGTGAGGCTGTCGCGCAGGTTGTACCATTGCGACTGGTTGCCGTAGGCCAAAGCCTCATACACCATGCGCTCCTCGTCGTGACTTTCCATGTAGTCGATCAGGTTGGGGAAATTCCAGCCACGTGTGCCATGGTAGGCCCAGGCCACATTGCTGTTGTTCTCCCAACCCATGGCCACCTGCTTGTAGTTGTAATGCATGGCGCTCCAGAGCATCATGCCGGCATTGGCCAGCACAGTTTCCTCGTCGTTGTTGGCAAAGTGCTCCAGAATCACATACGCATTGGGGTTCACCCATTTAATGTGGCCATAGTAATCCATCAGGATGTTGATGCGGCTCTGGTCGTATGCGTTCCATGCGCCCAGGTCGCCCCCGCTGAAATTCTGTGTAAGTCCTTTCGAGAGGTCGATGCGGAAGCCATCGACTTTGAATTCGGTGAGCCAGTATTGCAGAAAATCCTTGAAGAACTGACGGGTATGCGGGCTTTCGTGGTTGAAATCGTATCCCACACTGTAGGGGTGGGGCGACTGCTGGTTGAGCCATGGATTGTTGGCTGCCGGGGCGCCGTAACCGCCATAGTTGGGGTCGAAATACATTTTTACAAACGGATTGAGCCCAAAGGCGTGGTTCATCACCACGTCCAGAATGACAGCCATGCCCCTTTGATGGGCCGCATCGATGAACTGCTTGTACGCATCGCGGGTACCGTAATACTTGTCGGTCGCGAAGAAGAAATTGGTCGAATAGCCCCAGCTGTTGTTGCCATCGAACTCCATGATGGGCATCAGCTGTATGGCATTGACGCCTATACTTTTAAGATAGTCGAGTTTTTCGATGGCCTCGATAATGGAACGGTTATCATTGAAATCGCGCACAAGCAGCTCGTAAATAAGCAGATCCGACTGGGTGTTGTTCAGGGCCGGTGGCACGAAGTTGGGCACCTGCCAGTTGTAAGGCGTACGACCTGGTTGGATGAGGGTCACTATACCTTCCGTTTTCCCAGTGGGATAGGGCTTCAGGTTGGGATATTTATTCGGCGAGATCCAGGGGTCGTTCCATGGGTCGAGGATAAGTTCGGAATAAGGATCGGCCAGTCGCAGGGTGCCATCAATAAGGTACTGAAAACCATATTCTTCGCCTGGTGTCAGTCCGCTGATGGTGATCCAGTAATGTGTGCCGTCGGGGGTACGTTTCATGTATCCCTCATCGCTGATGGTCCAGTTGTTGAAGTCACCGATCACATAGCTAAACTGCTTTTGCGCAATGGGGTCGTGAAGCACCAGGGTTACGGTGCTGTTGTCCACGTAGTTGATGCCTTTCTTTACGCCCGGCGGCAGATGTGCGATGCTGACAGCTCCCCTGACGTACACCTCCACGGAGTCGCGTACCGTGAGGCTGCCATTGCTGGCCACGGCTTTGATCCAGTTGGTGCCGGCGGGCATCTGCTGGTACGAAACCTGGTAGGTCAGGTTGCCGGCAGTGGTCTGGCGAACCAGGGTGCTGTTGATGTAAAAACTCAGCTGGCTGTGGCCGTTGGCTTCGATGCAAACCGGCAAGGTGGCCGAACTGCTAAGTAAGGTCTGCCGGGAAAGCGGATTGTTAAATTTGACGTTAAGTCCTGGTTGATAGAGTTTTACGTAGATATCGCTTCCGTCGCTCTGCTTGTGTACCAGCCAGTTGCCCTGGGCATCGGCAGCTGCTGAACGAAAGACGAAGACCATCTTGAGGATTTGTTCATTAGCTGGCACCCCATAATAGGTGCGGGGGTTGGGGATGGTCAGGCTGTAGAGGTTGTCGCTCAGTCGCGAAAGCAAGGTCGAGGGACTGTTTTCACCCCAGCCGGTTTTGGTGTAGCGCCAGTCGGCATCGCTGCTGCTCAGGTTGGTGATGACAGCGGTATGCGCATACACATCACCGGTATAGTTCAGCAAGGCGCCATTGCCCTTTGTGGCGTCAAAATAAATGGTAACAGTCTGGTTTTGAACAGGGAACGAAGGAAGGGTGTAAACGACTCCCCTGAAGTCATCACAGTTGATGTTCACGCCTACGGTGAGCACCCCGCTGAGGTTGGTGGTGCCGTTCCAGAATCCGCCTCCGCCACTGCTGTAGCCTCCATACACAAAGTCCTGATCCTGATATTTAAAGCGGGTGGCGTAATAATAGGTGCCGTTGGCGGGTATCAGCGAGCCGATGTCGGCCCTGAATTCGCTGTCGTTGCCCGAGGGACCGTTGAATGCCGCCGGAACCCAGTTGGTCCAGGTGTTGGGGTTGGTGTTGGCGCTGCTGTAACCCACCCAGGCCTGCAATCCGGCAGGCGCCACCGGCAGTCCGGTTACGCCGGGGATGAAGACCTTGCCATACACATTCAAGGTTTGCGAAGGCTCGATGGTGGCACTGGGCGGCCACTGCAGGTTGGCCCATGCGATGCTCGACTGCGGAGGTGCAGGTATGTTGTAAGTTGTTGTTCCTGAGATGTTTCCGTCAGCAGCTACATTCACCACCAGGTTAGGTCCCTGAATCAGCCAGACGCCATCGGGACTCCCGTCGTGCTGAATGGCGCCCCATTCGTAGCTTCCGGGGTTCAGGTTGAGGGTCAATGTCCACGTGTGGGCAGGTCCCTGCACCATGGGCACAGGATTCCAGCTGGTCATCTGACCCTTCAGGCGGATGTCGGTGTACGACTGTGTGCCATCCACCACAGTAAAAGTTACCGGATAGGTCAGCGGCGCAGAAGCCACCACAAGCGTGCCACTCACGTTGGTGTTTCCATTCCAGAATCCGCCCCCGCCGCTGCTGTAACCTCCGTACACAAAGGGTTGATTGTTCAGACTAAAGCGGGAAGCGTAGTAGTAAATTCCGTCAGTGTTGATCACCCCGCCAAGGTTGAAGCTGTATTCGTCATTGTTCCCCACATCACCGAGGTAAGCAGCCGGAACCCAGTTGGTCCAGCCGGATGGGTCGGTATTGGTGGAGCTGTAACCTATCCAGGCCTGCATGCCACTTGCCTGACCGGGCTGGTTGGTGATGCCGTCGGCATACACCTGGGCGTAAACGATAAATTCCTGACCGGGCTGGATGTTTCCATTGGGTGGCCATTGCAGGTTGGCCCAGGCGATGGGGGTGGGCGCCGCCACGCTCACGCTCACCGTCCAGTTTTTGGTGGTGGTGCCATCCTGAGCTGTCACAGTATAGACCACCGGACTGCTGAAGTTCTGACTCACCCCGCTGGCCGGGCTGATGGTGGCGCCTGTGGAGACGGTGATGGTGGGCGTGAGGCTGGTCACATTGGTGCCATGGGCCACCTCGATGCTCACGGTGGCCGCGCTGCTGTTGATGGTGGCCGGTGCGGTCTGTTCGGGCAGGCTGAAGCTGAGGATTTCGGCGGCATTGCTCAGCACCACAAAGGTAAACTGTGCACTGAACGGCCCGTTTTCAGTCATGCCCGGAATACCGGTACCGGTGATGGAGAAGAGGATCTTCACGTTGTAGGTACCCGGACTGAGGCCAGCTCCCAGGTCGATGGGGTCGCCGAAGCTGGCCCAGGTCTGGTCGCCGCCTCCGTCGTCGCTGGTCCAGCCCACATTGCGCACGGTATAGCTGGCCGGCTCAGGGTCGGAGGTGCTCCAAACCTTATAGTTGAACTGCGCGCCGGTGACATCGCCTCCGGCAGCTTTCCAGGTCTTGATGCTGGCGCCTTTGAAGAGGAAGGCACTGATTGATCCGAAGTTCTGGCTGTGGAAGGCGCTGCCCTGCTGGGTGATGTCTGAGGTCTGTCCTGAATACCAGTAAGTTAAGGTTGGCAGGTTGACGCCCCCGTCGTCGCGCAGGCCATAGTTGGGCGGAGGAGGGGCCGCCACGCTCACGCTCACCGTCCAGTTTTTGGTGGTGGTGCCGTCCTGAGCTGTCACAGTATAGACCACCGGACTGCTGAAGTTTTGGGTCACACCGCTGGCCGGGCTGATGGTGGCGCCGTTGGAAACGGTGATGATGGGCGTGAGGCTGGTCACATCGGTGCCATGGGCTACTTCGATGCTCACGGTGGCCGCGCTGCTGTTGATGGTGGCCGGTGCGGTTTGTTCGGGCAGGCTGAAGCTGAGGATTTCGGCGGCATTGCTCAGCACCACAAAGGTAAACTGTGCACTGAATGGCCCGTTTTCAGTCATGCCCGGAATACCGGTACCGGTGATGGAAAAGAGGATCTTCACGTTGTAGGTACCCGGACTGAGGCCAGCTCCCAGGTCGATGGGGTCGCCGAAGCTGGCCCAGGTCTGGTCGCCGCCTCCGTCGTCGCTGGTCCAGCCCACGTTGCGCACAGTATAGCTGGCCGGCTCAGGGTCGGAGGTGTTCCAAACCTTATAGTTGAACTGCGCGCCGGTGACATCGCCTCCGGCGGCTTTCCAGGTCTTGATGCTGGCGCCTTTGAAGAGGAAGGCGCTGATTGATCCGAAGTTCTGGCTGTGGAAGGCGTTGCCCTGCTGGGTGATGTCCGAAGCCTGTCCTGAATACCAGTAAGTTAAGGTTGGCAGGTTGACGCCCCCGTCGTCGCGCAGGCCATAGTTGGGTGGAGGAGGGGCCGCCACGCTCACGTTTACGGTCCAGTTTTTGGTGGTGGTGCCATCCTGAGCTGTCACAGTATAGACCACCGGACTGCTGAAGTTCTGACTCACCCCGCTGGCCGGGCTGATGGTGGCGCCTGTGGAGACGGTGATGGTGGGCGTGAGGCTGGTTACATTGGTGCCATGGGCCACCTCGATGCTCACGGTGGCCGCGCTGCTGTTGATGGTGGCCGGTGCGGTCTGTTCGGGCAGACTAAAGCTGAGGATTTCGGCGGCATTGCTCAGCACCACAAAGGTAAACTGTGCACTGAACGGCCCGTTTTCAGTCATGCCCGGAATACCGGTACCGGTGATGGAAAAGAGGATCTTCACGTTGTAGGTACCCGGACTGAGGCCAGCTCCCAGGTCGATGGGGTCGCCAAAGTTGGCCCAGGTCTGGTCGCCGCCACCGTCGTCGCTGGTCCAGCCCACATTGCGCACGGTATAGCTTGCCGGCTCAGGGTCGGAGGTGTTCCATACCTTGTAGTTGAACTGCGCGCCGGTGACATCGCCTCCGGCGGCTTTCCAGGTCTTGATGCTGGCGCCTTTGAAGAGGAAGGCGCTGATTGATCCGAAGTTCTGGCTGTGGAAGGCGCTGCCCTGCTGGGTGATGTCTGAGGTCTGTCCTGAATACCAATATGTTAAGGTGGGCAGGTTGACGCCCCCGTCGTCGCGCAGGCCATAATTGGGTGGAGGAGGCGCCGCCACGCTCACGTTTACGGTCCAGTTTTTGGTGGTGGTGCCGTCCTGAGCTGTCACAGTATAGGCCACCGGACTGCTGAAGTTCTGACTCACCCCGCTGGCCGGGCTGATGGTGGCGCCTGTGGATACGGTGATGGTGGGCGTGAGGCTGGTCACATCGGTGCCATGGGCCACCTCGATGCTCACGGTGGCCGCGCTGCTGTTGATGGTGGCCGGTGCGGTTTGTTCGGGCAGGCTGAAGCTGAGGATTTCGGCTTGCGTACTCAGGCCACTGACTGTGTAAGAATAATTGCTTCCACCATTATTGTTGAGCTTCAACGTCAGCATGTCGTAGTCGGAGGAAATGCCGCTCACGGTCGAGCTGAAAGCGTAATATTCCACCTCAGCGCCCGCACTCTGGCCCGGAATGGTGGCAGTACCGCTCAGACCCGACATGCTGAAAGTGACCACCGATGAACTGTTCCATGCATTGGTGGTATATCGCAGGTAAAAAATTTCCTCAGGCGAAGGGGTGGCATCCACCGTCAGCGTGATGGTGGCCTGCTGACCTGCCAGTATGCCGGTTGGCTCAGAAAGGCTTATCAGGTTCACCGGAGCAGCGCTGGTCTCCATAAAAATGGCCTGCGTGCCGGCATAGCCGTTGTCGCGCCAGTTGACGGTGTAAAACCTGCCGTTGGTTAGGGTGATGCTGTTATCTGCCCCGCTGTTGTAGGTGTAGCTTTGAAGGGTATTCATGCTCACATTTACGCCTGCCCATTTGTTGGCCCAGGGGTTTCCGGCCGGGCCGCTGGTGAACAACCAGGTATGGTTGCCACCCACGAGGTCGGCTCCGCTGGCCGCCACACTGAACCAGGTCTGGTAACGAGGTGTTCCTGTGGTGATTTTTGTCACGCGGCCACCACTGACCTGGGTCGAACTGGCCAGCGCCATATTGTTGGTTGGTGGGTTGGTCCATCCGTTCCAGGTGCCCGGTATGTTGAGCCCCTCAGGTGCAAATATCTGAGCCCGCAAACCATACGGCCGACCCATAAACAAGCCTGCCGTGAGGAACAAAATCAGCAGGAAAATCTTCAGACCAATAGAGGTATAATTCTTCGACTGTGTAAAGAGAGCTCCGTACGTAAAGTGCAACATATCAGAATATTTGTGTTGGTTTGAGTTAAGAAAAACTGACAGTTAACAAATATATATACAGCCATAGATTTCACTGAGCTGAAACCTAAAAATCAACATCTCAAAAATTGCAAACGGTTTCGGCCCCGAAAAGGTTTTTTAATGAATTCTTAAAGTTGGAAGATGTGCCGGACAGCAAAGCGAAATACCTCAAACTTAATAGTTTGCCGGAACTGACTGAGTGCATTCAGCCACTGCCTTCAAACCTTGAAAAATATCCGTTTGCGGTATAAAAAATAAAGGAGAAGCCAACAGGTGAGGATATAACCAACGGATTGCATCACCGGCTGCCACGTTTCGCCAACCCGGGAGACTACGCCACCAAAAAGAAAATCGCTGGTATGCCCAAGCTGGAAAATGCGCTGTCCCATGTAGATGGCGATGGCATTCATGCCGATCACCCGAAAGGGAAAGGCCCACGAGTTCAGGTTTTTTACATCGATGATCCAGAAAAACAGGGCAAACAATGCCATGCTCAACCCTCCGGCTACGAGGACGAAAGAGCTGGTCCATAAATTTTTGTTTACCGGCATCGCCAGGTGCCACAGCCAGCCACCGGCAAAAAGGAAGCTCCCAATGGCGAATAACTTCAGGCTGAGTGTTTGATAGTCAGATCTTTGTGTCTGTCTTACGGCTTCGCCCGTGAGCATGCCCAGCAGGGCGGTGGCTGTGGCCGGAATCAGGCCGGCCAATCCTTCAGGGTCGTGGATGCCCAGGTAAAGTTTTCCTGGAACAAGCGTGCGATCCACCAATCCGACCAGGCTGCCCTCCATACTATAGGAGTCGAGACCGGGCACATGAAAGGCTTCGAGCAGGCCCCAATAGGCAAGCAGAATGGAGGTCAAAGCGGGAATGCGCCACTTTACGGGCAGGTAAACCCATAGCAGGCCGGCAAACATCCATGCCAGGCCAATGCGACCCAACACGCTCGGAAAACGCAGCTCGCCAAAATTGAAACGGATGGCATTGTTGTAGATAAATCCGAGCAAGACGAGC from Bacteroidota bacterium includes:
- a CDS encoding DUF5018 domain-containing protein — protein: MLHFTYGALFTQSKNYTSIGLKIFLLILFLTAGLFMGRPYGLRAQIFAPEGLNIPGTWNGWTNPPTNNMALASSTQVSGGRVTKITTGTPRYQTWFSVAASGADLVGGNHTWLFTSGPAGNPWANKWAGVNVSMNTLQSYTYNSGADNSITLTNGRFYTVNWRDNGYAGTQAIFMETSAAPVNLISLSEPTGILAGQQATITLTVDATPSPEEIFYLRYTTNAWNSSSVVTFSMSGLSGTATIPGQSAGAEVEYYAFSSTVSGISSDYDMLTLKLNNNGGSNYSYTVSGLSTQAEILSFSLPEQTAPATINSSAATVSIEVAHGTDVTSLTPTITVSTGATISPASGVSQNFSSPVAYTVTAQDGTTTKNWTVNVSVAAPPPPNYGLRDDGGVNLPTLTYWYSGQTSDITQQGSAFHSQNFGSISAFLFKGASIKTWKAAGGDVTGAQFNYKVWNTSDPEPASYTVRNVGWTSDDGGGDQTWANFGDPIDLGAGLSPGTYNVKILFSITGTGIPGMTENGPFSAQFTFVVLSNAAEILSFSLPEQTAPATINSSAATVSIEVAHGTNVTSLTPTITVSTGATISPASGVSQNFSSPVVYTVTAQDGTTTKNWTVNVSVAAPPPPNYGLRDDGGVNLPTLTYWYSGQASDITQQGNAFHSQNFGSISAFLFKGASIKTWKAAGGDVTGAQFNYKVWNTSDPEPASYTVRNVGWTSDDGGGDQTWASFGDPIDLGAGLSPGTYNVKILFSITGTGIPGMTENGPFSAQFTFVVLSNAAEILSFSLPEQTAPATINSSAATVSIEVAHGTDVTSLTPIITVSNGATISPASGVTQNFSSPVVYTVTAQDGTTTKNWTVSVSVAAPPPPNYGLRDDGGVNLPTLTYWYSGQTSDITQQGSAFHSQNFGSISAFLFKGASIKTWKAAGGDVTGAQFNYKVWSTSDPEPASYTVRNVGWTSDDGGGDQTWASFGDPIDLGAGLSPGTYNVKILFSITGTGIPGMTENGPFSAQFTFVVLSNAAEILSFSLPEQTAPATINSSAATVSIEVAHGTNVTSLTPTITVSTGATISPASGVSQNFSSPVVYTVTAQDGTTTKNWTVSVSVAAPTPIAWANLQWPPNGNIQPGQEFIVYAQVYADGITNQPGQASGMQAWIGYSSTNTDPSGWTNWVPAAYLGDVGNNDEYSFNLGGVINTDGIYYYASRFSLNNQPFVYGGYSSGGGGFWNGNTNVSGTLVVASAPLTYPVTFTVVDGTQSYTDIRLKGQMTSWNPVPMVQGPAHTWTLTLNLNPGSYEWGAIQHDGSPDGVWLIQGPNLVVNVAADGNISGTTTYNIPAPPQSSIAWANLQWPPSATIEPSQTLNVYGKVFIPGVTGLPVAPAGLQAWVGYSSANTNPNTWTNWVPAAFNGPSGNDSEFRADIGSLIPANGTYYYATRFKYQDQDFVYGGYSSGGGGFWNGTTNLSGVLTVGVNINCDDFRGVVYTLPSFPVQNQTVTIYFDATKGNGALLNYTGDVYAHTAVITNLSSSDADWRYTKTGWGENSPSTLLSRLSDNLYSLTIPNPRTYYGVPANEQILKMVFVFRSAAADAQGNWLVHKQSDGSDIYVKLYQPGLNVKFNNPLSRQTLLSSSATLPVCIEANGHSQLSFYINSTLVRQTTAGNLTYQVSYQQMPAGTNWIKAVASNGSLTVRDSVEVYVRGAVSIAHLPPGVKKGINYVDNSTVTLVLHDPIAQKQFSYVIGDFNNWTISDEGYMKRTPDGTHYWITISGLTPGEEYGFQYLIDGTLRLADPYSELILDPWNDPWISPNKYPNLKPYPTGKTEGIVTLIQPGRTPYNWQVPNFVPPALNNTQSDLLIYELLVRDFNDNRSIIEAIEKLDYLKSIGVNAIQLMPIMEFDGNNSWGYSTNFFFATDKYYGTRDAYKQFIDAAHQRGMAVILDVVMNHAFGLNPFVKMYFDPNYGGYGAPAANNPWLNQQSPHPYSVGYDFNHESPHTRQFFKDFLQYWLTEFKVDGFRIDLSKGLTQNFSGGDLGAWNAYDQSRINILMDYYGHIKWVNPNAYVILEHFANNDEETVLANAGMMLWSAMHYNYKQVAMGWENNSNVAWAYHGTRGWNFPNLIDYMESHDEERMVYEALAYGNQSQWYNLRDSLTAVRHQEQALVLFMGIPGPKMIWQFQEMGYDYSIFYGGDRTAPKPPRWDYLDNPVRERVARVIRGMADLRRSDAFRFGNFAHDLGGLGKRMWITHPSMDVVICVNMGVFGFDMIPNFTKPGTWYDYFSGEVINVSNPATHSFFFGPGDYRVFTSVPLPKPWHNLIVNVRDATNNQPIANALVQLANAGSRLTGTNGQAQFLALPGNNSITASKFGYLTGNQSFVVNSPTEITILLNPGWDPANNFANLQWPPSAELIEGESVNVYAQVQVQDLTPGPDGYEEMLVWIGYHSSNTHPNTWTNWIPATYNGISSFTGRPEYTAAIGSNLPAGTYYYASRFQLPDQPFIYGGWSADGGGFWDGTTNISGVLTISTPPPPGITFANLQWPPSASIPVGGSVTVYAQVQATGVNLGTSGYEGLSAWIGYGAPGTAPSTWTNWIPASYNGISGFTGRPEYTASIGSELPEGLYDYASRFLIGGRNFVYGGFSASGGGFWDGSTNVSGVLTVNGTPPVPSIGWANLQGPASGTITPGQNFSVFGQVWIENTTGSGNPTPGLQAWVGYASENTNPNTWTNWVPATYDGAVGNNDRFVAEIGSLINNEGTYYYATRYQYLDQPFVYGGLNGPWDAGSSPSGVLTVTTTPPDPEITFANLQWPPSASIPVGGSVTVYAQVEATGVNLGTSGYEGLSAWIGYGAPGTAPSTWTNWIPASYNGISGFTGRPEYTASIGNDLPEGLYDYASRFLIGGRSFVYGGFSNDGGGFWDGTTNVSGVLTVSGTPPVPSIGWANLQGPASGTITPGQNFSVFGQVWIENTTGSGNPTPGLQAWVGYASENTNPNTWTNWVPATYDGAVGNNDRFVAEIGSLINNEGTYYYATRYQYLDQPFVYGGLNGPWDANSSPSGVLTVTTTPPDPEITFANLQWPPSASIPVGGSVTVYAQVQATGVNLGTSGYEGLSAWIGYGAPGTAPSTWTNWIPASYNGISGFTGRPEYTASIGSDLPEGLYDYASRFLIGGRNFVYGGFSASGGGFWDGSTNVSGVLTVGGTPPVPSIGWANLQGPASGTITPGQNFSVFGQVWVENTTGTGNPTPGLQAWVGYASENTNPNTWTNWVPATYDGAVGNNDRFVAEIGSLITSVGTYYYATRYQYLDQPFVYGGLNGPWDAGSSPSGVLTVTTTPPDPEITFANLQWPPSASIPVGGSVTVYAQLEATGVNLSTSGYEGLSAWIGYGAPGTAPSTWTNWIPASYNGISGFTGRPEYTASIGSELPEGLYDYASRFLIGGRSFVYGGFSNDGGGFWDGSTNVSGVLTVSGTPPVPSIGWANLQGPASGTITPGQNFSVFGQVWIENTTGSGNPTPGLQAWVGYASENTNPNTWTNWVPATYDGAVGNNDRFVAEIGSLITSVGTYYYATRYQYLDQPFVYGGLNGPWDAGSSPSGVLTVTTTPPDPEITFANLQWPPSASIPVGGSVTVYAQVQATGVNLGTSGYEGLSAWIGYGAPGTAPSTWTNWIPASYNGISGFTGRPEYTASIGSELPEGLYDYASRFLIGGRNFVYGGFSASGGGFWDGSTNVSGVLTVNGTPPVPSIGWANLQGPASGTITPGQNFSVFGQVWIENTTGSGNPTPDCKPGWAMLPKIPTPTPGPTGFRLPTTVPWATTTALWRRLVRSILRLEPIIMPHVTNTLTSHLSMADSTGRGMPAAVLRVC
- a CDS encoding DUF5009 domain-containing protein, which produces MEIETKTRRLASLDALRGFDMFWIMGGDGLSVALAAATGWPVLKWWATQVEHAEWHGFHFYDMVFPLFLFIAGIAFPFSLSQRKATSNKVVLHLVRRGLMLVLLGFIYNNAIRFNFGELRFPSVLGRIGLAWMFAGLLWVYLPVKWRIPALTSILLAYWGLLEAFHVPGLDSYSMEGSLVGLVDRTLVPGKLYLGIHDPEGLAGLIPATATALLGMLTGEAVRQTQRSDYQTLSLKLFAIGSFLFAGGWLWHLAMPVNKNLWTSSFVLVAGGLSMALFALFFWIIDVKNLNSWAFPFRVIGMNAIAIYMGQRIFQLGHTSDFLFGGVVSRVGETWQPVMQSVGYILTCWLLLYFLYRKRIFFKV